The Haloarcula laminariae genomic sequence GTTCTGTGAATGTGTACCACGCCAGGGAACAGCGCTTTGTATCTCTGCATACAACTGTATGCACATGTCGAAGAGCATCCGTCTCTCCGAGGACGCCTACGAGCGCCTCGCCGCTCACAAAGGGGAGGACGAAACCTTCTCCGAGGTGGTTCTCCGCCTCGCCGGCGAGCGATCACTCCTCGAACTTGCGGGGATTCTCAGCGACGAGGAGGCAGCGTCACTGCGTGACGCCGTCGACGAACGCCGCGAACAGCGCGGCCGCGAGCTCGAACAGATTGCCGGCGAGCTAGAGGACGCGTAGCGTGCTGCTGGACACTTCGTTTCTCATCGACCTGATGAACGGCGACGAGGATGCCGTGGAGAAAGCGCGTGAGCTGGAAACCGATCTCGTCCAGCAACGCCTCTCCTCAATGACGCTCTTTGAATTGTACTATGGCGTCGCTCGAGCGACGGACTCGGAGGCCGAACGCGAAAAAATCGAACAGGTCCTCGAATCCAAGCCAGTCCACCCAGCTGACTCCGCGATAATGCGGAAGGCTGGGCGTCGCTCTGGCGAGTTGATGAACGACGGAAACGCCGTCGCCGACGGTGATATGATCATCGGCATGACTGCCGAGGTCGTCGATGAACCGGTTCTCACACGGAACGTCGATGACTTCGAGCGTCTCGGTGTCGATGTCGAGACGTACTGAGACTATCCACTAATCGAGTTCGTCGACGACGACCAACCGGAGCGATTGTCGGTTTGGTACCAGGCACTCGATATCGACCTCCCGCTCGTGACACCGGACGCCGGGTCGGACGAGGAAACGGCATAATTGCCGTCGCTCTCAGGGGGTGTTATAGAACCGTTCTTATACCGTTGCTACATTTCCGCTGAATCGGTTAATACAGATGAGCAACTACCGAGTAAGGAGAATCTCTCTCTTTTATTTTTCTTTCCTCGTCTCCCTTTGTTGCTCAACGCACCACCGATAGAGGTCTTCTTTCAGGTCGGTTGGTGTGTCGTCGAACACCATCCCTAGCCGCCATCCGAGGTTATGCCACGAGAGTCCTTCAAGTGCTCTCGGACCAAATTCCTCGCCGTTTTCTGCTTTTGTCCAACCAGCCTTGAAAGACCCAACTCGGTCATTCCCGGGTTCAGGGAACACTCGCTGGTCCTTTTCCCAATCGTGCTTCAGTCCATCCAACCGATCTTCGTTTGCGTCAGAACCTTCTAATTCTCTAACGCCTGCAATGAACAAGCCTGCCCAGGTCCTACCCTGTTCGTCTTTTATTTCCTTCATTTTTTCATACTGGTCGTCGTCGAGTTCGAACCGTATCTCTCGCGCCATACTCACATATATATTTCACATCTATTTATGGGTTTTGACTCACTTTGAGTTTCGACACAGAATGGGCAAAAGGGCTGAAAGCAACTAAATTGGCAACTCAGACCGAAATTACACGAACATAATACTCGGGTACCTACTATCCTTAGGATGTACGACCGATTGTAGATTGATTCTTCCCGCTGGCCTTCACACACGCGCGTGCTTCAAATAAGAGTCAAGGGGTCCCGGGGGGCACTCCGAAAATAGCGCTACCGCGTCCCGCCAGCCGAGCCGGCCGAAACGCCCGTATCAGGCGTCCCGTCTCCCTCGTACCAGGACGAATCGACGGCGTCCTCGTCGAGAACTTTGATGTGCCACTCGCCGAGTTCCTGCATCTGCACGAGCAGCTGGATGTCAGTGTCGGGCTTGCCGTCCTCGTCGACGAGGCCGCACATCTCGAGTTCGTCTTTCGGCAGCGAGACGAAGCCCGTGTTGTTCGATTTCTGCAGGCTGTTGATTCGGACCATATGTTGTGTGTGTGCCCACTGTCGTGCGATGAGCACATCGCTGTCTGGGGTCGAAGCACTAGTAAAAGGGTATTCCATTTTGACATCGGTGGAGTCCGTGTCAAAATGGGTGTGGGGTTTACTAGCACTCCCGAGTGAGGGGTTTGCGTTCAGCGATGGTCACCACCGTCACCTGCCAGAACTGCGGCGAACGAGTCACGTCAGAATATGCTCGTGTGTTCGGGAACGACACTAACGAGCTCCATGCCTGTTCGAGTTGTTCGACACAACGTGCGGTCGCTCGTGGCGCCGGTGTCGACGCCGATCGCGACGGCACGCCCTTGGTCCACCGGCCCGACACCGACGAACCGGTTCGAACGGTCACCACTGTCGACGATGACCCCACCGAACAGCCCGAGCGCTACCGACTCGAGACACTTCGCGATGGGACCTGGGACGGGCCGACTGCCACCTCAAGTACTGGCGATTCTCAATTTGAAGCGCTGGTCAACCGGTGAGAACCGGGGGGTCCGGTCTGGAATCGGTCCTCTGCAACTCTGTCAGCTGACTGACTGACTGAGGCTGCGTACGCGCGCGCTATTAAACGCGGGGGAGGGGGTTATCCGGCGTATTTCTCGGCAAAATCGGCTTTTTGTCTCCCCTGTGATTTCGTTCCCGACTGACTCCTGGACTACCGCCCCTGCAGCGCCGCTTGACGTCGTTCCACACTGCAGCGAGGTCGCCTTCGCTGAGTGTGTTCTAATTCAATACGAAGACAGTGACCGCTGTCGACGAAGCGCGTAGCTCACGATTTCCTCGCGGCGGTGCCGTCCGACTCGCCGTCCGCGAACGGGTCGTCGGGCGGCCGCTGGTGCTGCTCTAACGCGCGCGTGTATCTGTTGGGGCACAGGGGTCCCCCGGGCGTGCGGGCTATTCGTCTGTCAGTGAATACTTTCAGTAGTTCTCTATAGCTGTGTTCTCTGCGCTCCGATTAATCACAACTGGCTGCCCACAGTCAGAGCAACGCCAATCAAACAGGTGTCTGATTCAGAGAATGGAATTGTCTCAATCTGCTCCGTGCAGTGTGAAAATTCAGTCGTAGGAATCGCTATGCTCTCACACTGCTATTGATTCAGGTATTCGTGAAGACCCAGTCGTAGTGATTAGAGATTGTATTAATGACGTGGGCATCCGTCTTTAGCTAAGCCAGAAACCGCGTGACAGCAGCGGCTTATCGAGGCTACTTTTTGAGAGGAATGAGGAGGCGACGAGTGTGCACAACGAAGCCTCCTCATCGAGAATTATGCGTCGGCTCACTACTCTCTTTCCCTCTGAGTTCCTCGAAGAGCACGCCGAGGAACTCGGCGTGGTCGAGCGAGACGGCAAACTTCAGATTCCAGTCCTCGTGTGGGCGCTCGTGTTCGGCTTCGCCGCAGGCGAAAGCCGAACACTCGCCGGGTTCAGACGCAGCTACAACTCCACAGCCGATGAGACGATCTCTCCCGGTGGCTTCTATCAGCGGTTGACGCCGACGCTGGCGGAGTATCTCCGCGACCTCGTCGAGCGCGGCCTCGACGAGGTCGCTGTTCCCGACGCTGTTGACGCTGATATCGACCGATTCAGGGACGTGATGATCGCTGATGGAACGGTGTTGCGGTTGCACGAGTTCCTCTCTGATGAGTTCCAAGCCCGTCACGAGGAGCAGGCTGGAGCGAAGCTCCACCTGCTCCACAACGCCACCGAGCAGACGATCGAACGACTCGACGTGACCGACGAGAAAACACACGACAGCACGCTGTTCAACACGGGGTCGTGGCTGCACGGCCGACTGGTTTTGTTCGATCTGGCGTACTTCAAGTACCGCCGGTTCGCGTTGATCGACGAGAACGACGGCTACTTTGTGAGCCGGCT encodes the following:
- a CDS encoding antitoxin VapB family protein — translated: MSKSIRLSEDAYERLAAHKGEDETFSEVVLRLAGERSLLELAGILSDEEAASLRDAVDERREQRGRELEQIAGELEDA
- a CDS encoding type II toxin-antitoxin system VapC family toxin, which translates into the protein MLLDTSFLIDLMNGDEDAVEKARELETDLVQQRLSSMTLFELYYGVARATDSEAEREKIEQVLESKPVHPADSAIMRKAGRRSGELMNDGNAVADGDMIIGMTAEVVDEPVLTRNVDDFERLGVDVETY
- a CDS encoding DUF7563 family protein; this encodes MVTTVTCQNCGERVTSEYARVFGNDTNELHACSSCSTQRAVARGAGVDADRDGTPLVHRPDTDEPVRTVTTVDDDPTEQPERYRLETLRDGTWDGPTATSSTGDSQFEALVNR